A portion of the Streptomyces sp. NBC_00376 genome contains these proteins:
- a CDS encoding DNA-binding protein — protein sequence MPELAEHYGVPQATVRRWHHTQTGVGPLMFRVGKYLRARWDDIDAHDASQAGGRKAA from the coding sequence GTGCCGGAACTCGCCGAGCACTACGGAGTTCCACAAGCCACCGTCCGCCGTTGGCACCACACCCAGACGGGCGTTGGTCCCCTGATGTTCCGGGTCGGCAAGTACCTGCGCGCCCGCTGGGACGACATCGACGCCCATGACGCCAGCCAGGCCGGAGGGCGGAAAGCCGCATGA
- a CDS encoding GntR family transcriptional regulator codes for MAKTGYAEIAAHYRRLIDEGTLKAGDPMPPMSQVQKDFGVTITTANRAYRLLKTEGLTEAKPGVGTVVAERSRVASTGAARLQRLERTGKPYAPGETATDHQAALRSCADPEIAELLGVELHDEIVLRSRVFLREGQPAVVALSCIHPRALGPVPELLGGPLDRFWQELYTERTGRVITRSPERRGARLASNSELGALSVAAPAGAAVPVLVLRNVFHDEDGPIEVWEDVYAPGLWQVASGPGTA; via the coding sequence ATGGCAAAGACCGGATATGCGGAGATCGCCGCTCATTACCGGAGACTCATCGACGAAGGCACGCTGAAGGCCGGCGACCCCATGCCGCCCATGAGTCAGGTTCAGAAGGACTTCGGTGTCACCATCACCACCGCGAACCGGGCGTACAGGCTGCTGAAGACGGAGGGGCTCACCGAGGCCAAACCGGGGGTGGGGACCGTAGTCGCCGAACGTTCGCGTGTCGCCTCAACCGGGGCAGCCCGCCTCCAGCGTCTGGAGCGCACGGGGAAGCCCTATGCCCCGGGCGAGACAGCCACGGACCACCAGGCCGCGTTGCGCTCCTGCGCCGATCCCGAGATCGCCGAACTGCTCGGCGTCGAACTGCACGACGAGATCGTGCTGCGCTCCCGGGTCTTCCTGCGTGAAGGGCAGCCGGCCGTGGTGGCTCTCTCCTGCATCCACCCCCGGGCGCTGGGGCCGGTCCCGGAACTGCTCGGCGGTCCACTTGATCGATTCTGGCAGGAGCTCTACACAGAGCGGACCGGGCGCGTCATCACCCGTTCGCCGGAACGGCGAGGCGCTCGGCTCGCCTCCAACAGCGAGCTCGGCGCCCTGTCTGTTGCCGCGCCTGCGGGTGCCGCTGTCCCAGTGCTCGTACTCCGGAACGTGTTCCACGACGAAGATGGACCGATCGAAGTATGGGAAGACGTCTATGCGCCCGGTCTGTGGCAGGTGGCCAGCGGACCCGGCACGGCTTGA
- a CDS encoding DUF6907 domain-containing protein gives MQNTVPASFKPSGGIVAQRVAEQSADAWRSMTLGAVATTPINELLATLGVRIVEVQQGELAADGIVGYFTGRVGDAEIQLERNLPQADREPIVRDLLARISPAEQTYAKRAKLSRPLRPAAVSNGVVHVECYEWCTRDHLDPELNLEDVYHSSDSATVWAPRVAEDPQPLLHARLNADSFGTAESHRQPLVVIDDEADSFSMTPAQALEFADKMVEFAEEIRAMANRAGR, from the coding sequence ATGCAGAACACGGTACCTGCCTCCTTCAAGCCGTCCGGCGGCATCGTCGCGCAGCGGGTCGCCGAGCAGTCGGCCGACGCCTGGCGGTCGATGACCCTCGGCGCCGTCGCCACCACCCCGATCAACGAACTGCTGGCCACCCTCGGCGTGCGTATCGTCGAGGTCCAGCAGGGGGAACTCGCCGCAGACGGCATCGTCGGCTACTTCACCGGCCGTGTCGGTGACGCCGAAATCCAGCTCGAACGGAACCTGCCGCAGGCGGACCGCGAGCCGATCGTCAGGGACCTCCTCGCCCGCATCAGCCCCGCCGAGCAGACCTATGCGAAGCGCGCGAAGCTGTCACGCCCGTTGCGCCCGGCCGCCGTGAGCAACGGCGTCGTCCACGTCGAGTGCTACGAGTGGTGCACCCGCGACCACCTCGACCCCGAGCTGAACCTGGAGGACGTCTACCACTCCAGCGATTCGGCGACTGTGTGGGCCCCGCGCGTCGCTGAGGACCCGCAGCCCCTGCTGCACGCCCGGCTGAACGCGGACTCGTTCGGTACGGCGGAGTCGCACCGTCAGCCGCTGGTCGTTATCGACGACGAGGCCGACAGCTTCAGTATGACCCCGGCGCAGGCCCTGGAGTTCGCCGACAAGATGGTGGAGTTCGCCGAGGAGATCCGCGCCATGGCGAACCGGGCCGGCCGATGA
- a CDS encoding DUF397 domain-containing protein: MNGVLVRDSKRPMGARIPLQPAAWSSLVDWAKTHQV; encoded by the coding sequence GTGAACGGTGTACTGGTCCGGGACTCCAAGCGCCCCATGGGTGCACGAATCCCGCTCCAGCCGGCCGCCTGGTCTTCGCTCGTCGATTGGGCCAAGACGCACCAGGTGTAG
- a CDS encoding DUF6907 domain-containing protein translates to MSEDRPIVAPLPVRNSDGTFTVTTSDAGDVRILCPSWCTVQHGYRYPPAQAEITHRSEPVWALADTPEHGPVSMVEVGLVQWPCSDRTQVFLSVETDDGHLEVGPTGSRRIAAALRSHADHILTMVGQLEAIRAEGP, encoded by the coding sequence ATGAGCGAGGACCGCCCGATCGTGGCCCCGCTGCCGGTCCGGAACTCCGACGGCACGTTCACCGTCACGACGTCCGATGCCGGTGACGTCCGGATCCTGTGCCCCTCGTGGTGCACGGTCCAGCACGGCTACCGGTACCCGCCGGCGCAGGCGGAGATCACGCATCGCAGCGAGCCCGTGTGGGCCCTGGCCGACACCCCCGAGCACGGGCCGGTGAGCATGGTCGAGGTCGGCCTGGTGCAGTGGCCGTGCAGCGACCGCACGCAGGTGTTCCTGTCCGTCGAGACGGACGACGGGCACCTCGAGGTCGGGCCGACCGGGTCGCGTCGAATTGCCGCGGCTCTCCGGTCCCACGCCGATCACATCCTGACGATGGTCGGCCAGCTCGAAGCGATCCGTGCGGAGGGGCCGTGA
- a CDS encoding arsenate reductase family protein, with the protein MEIWINPACSKCRSAVQLLDAEGAEYTVRRYLEDVPSPDEIRAVLDRLGLEPWDITRTQEADAKELGLKEWPREAGSRERWISALAEHPKLIQRPIITADDGTAVVGRTDEAVRDALGR; encoded by the coding sequence ATGGAGATCTGGATCAATCCCGCCTGTTCGAAGTGCCGCAGCGCGGTACAGCTGCTCGACGCGGAGGGTGCCGAGTACACCGTCCGCCGCTACCTGGAGGATGTGCCCTCGCCGGACGAGATCCGGGCCGTGCTCGACCGGCTCGGGCTGGAGCCGTGGGACATCACACGGACGCAGGAGGCCGACGCGAAGGAGCTGGGGCTCAAGGAGTGGCCGCGCGAGGCCGGTTCGCGTGAGCGGTGGATCTCGGCCCTCGCCGAGCACCCGAAGCTCATCCAGCGGCCGATCATCACCGCGGACGACGGGACCGCCGTCGTGGGGCGCACGGACGAGGCGGTACGCGACGCGCTCGGACGCTGA
- a CDS encoding phage tail tape measure protein — protein MAVRTVTVRLRADISQYTRGMRQASDTTSRLANGGAAVGAAMLAGFAVAAASAAKFDKALSNVRAVTGASTADMAKLRAAALEAGKTTSFTATEAATAEAELARAGVSTANIIGGALKGSLALAASGQVDLTEAAVVSAQAMNTFGLKGKDVTHIADLLAAGANKSAADVHGLAMSLRMGGLLAHQTGLSIEDTVGVLSAFADHALIGSDAGTSLKVMLQRLVPQSKEAAAMMDKIGFSAYDSSGKFVGLTEMSERMKTSFSKLTPEARNAAMATIFGADAVRSATILYELGSEGIDKYVKSVDDSGAAQRMAAIQTDNLMGDLERLRGALEVALIEGGSAANGALRDMTQWITALVNAYNDLPPGLQHAVTGFMGIGGAIALAVGGFLLLLPRIAATRAALASMGVTAATARSAMLRMGQIGLVFAALSTLSIGLTSVMKRFQEAPPSVAKLTSALIDFANKGLVAGELARVAGKDLDGFGEAIARIAHPGVGARILDSAVAITNLGMNSSTALSEARDKVSGFDDSLASLVEGGNTALAAKAFKQLAVEAEAQGTSTDKLRTLLPKYGEALAGVDAQQKLAATGQSKLGSEAGMTTDELNDQRSVAEKLADALKTLNGINISTAEQEISFRKSLADLTGAVKDNGHSLDVTSEKGRNVKGAFLDAAKAAMEHAEAVAEQKNSVEAGNAVLVKDIETLKATMRAAGFSKDAIDKLTAAYAQLPATATTKVTADTKKAVSDLQAVQNKVRTTKGKSFTMTALTSTAEKSLKDLGFKVTHMKNGSVKISVPTGSPIAQVGAIQRAINGIQGKPVGIGVYLKATGSDRDANGVPDMIQSRRNGGIIHRYASGGAVLQMYPFGGPISGPGTGTSDSIPALVSNGEYIVKADAVRKYGVSMLDRLNAKRYASGGLAGFTYTPTGASVLGGPTDAKERYDKQVQALKDAWNDLTKALADAKKKADSLKDAEKNLAKVRKGKHTAKQLDAAEDRVAKARAAKKKADAKVREERQDVYDADKALGVKKGAKAPKGFDLKAYQLQLSKSLAATEKWRSSLAKIGKRGGEEVRALLEGMGEEGYALVNALAGASDKQFKDIVSRLQKTGEAAKATLADFTQQLNAANKTNQQFATDLQTLAARGYGDLAQALAAQGDVNAQALAHAAATGKAADVAKANASVSKANSTLSGEDLSNALVLLTTLRGGSGRGYADLIAAGLDTATIRALVPKMLGQINSLPEANKGAFLKQFAAQTGITAMARGGILRSPTVLAGEAGVPESYIPINGSARSRALLATTARMLGYDARPAGRFGAAGSGAPVVQQITNRTEVTLNGAKQSSAEQAHDIARHLNFVG, from the coding sequence ATGGCTGTCCGTACCGTCACTGTCCGCCTGCGCGCCGACATCTCCCAGTACACCCGCGGTATGCGGCAGGCCAGCGACACTACGTCGCGCCTAGCCAACGGTGGTGCGGCAGTTGGCGCAGCCATGCTCGCAGGATTCGCGGTGGCTGCGGCTTCCGCTGCCAAGTTCGACAAGGCGCTCTCCAACGTCCGGGCCGTCACCGGGGCGTCCACGGCGGACATGGCGAAGCTCCGCGCGGCCGCACTGGAGGCGGGCAAGACCACGTCGTTCACGGCCACGGAGGCGGCGACCGCGGAGGCCGAGCTGGCCCGCGCAGGCGTGTCCACGGCCAACATCATCGGCGGTGCGCTGAAGGGTTCGCTCGCCCTGGCCGCGTCCGGGCAGGTGGATCTCACCGAGGCCGCCGTTGTGTCCGCGCAGGCCATGAACACCTTCGGTCTGAAGGGCAAAGACGTCACCCATATCGCCGACCTCCTGGCGGCAGGCGCGAACAAGTCCGCTGCTGACGTGCACGGGCTGGCGATGTCTCTGCGGATGGGTGGCCTGCTCGCGCATCAGACCGGGCTCAGCATCGAGGACACCGTGGGCGTGCTGTCGGCGTTCGCCGACCATGCCCTGATCGGCTCGGACGCTGGTACGTCCCTGAAGGTCATGCTGCAGCGGCTGGTTCCCCAGTCGAAGGAAGCCGCCGCGATGATGGACAAGATCGGCTTCTCTGCCTACGACTCCAGCGGGAAGTTCGTCGGACTGACGGAGATGTCCGAGCGGATGAAGACGTCGTTCTCGAAGCTGACGCCCGAGGCCAGGAACGCGGCGATGGCCACGATCTTCGGCGCTGACGCCGTCCGGTCCGCGACGATCCTGTACGAGCTCGGCTCCGAAGGCATCGACAAGTACGTCAAGAGCGTCGATGACAGCGGCGCCGCCCAGCGCATGGCCGCTATCCAGACCGACAACCTCATGGGCGACCTGGAGCGCCTGCGCGGCGCCCTGGAAGTCGCCCTCATCGAGGGCGGGTCCGCGGCGAACGGCGCCCTGCGGGACATGACCCAGTGGATCACCGCCCTCGTCAACGCGTACAACGACCTGCCGCCCGGCCTGCAGCACGCCGTGACCGGATTCATGGGTATCGGCGGCGCGATCGCTCTGGCAGTCGGCGGCTTCCTGCTCCTGCTCCCGCGCATTGCCGCGACCCGGGCAGCTCTCGCCTCCATGGGTGTGACGGCTGCGACCGCCCGGTCAGCCATGCTGCGCATGGGGCAGATCGGCCTCGTCTTTGCGGCACTGTCGACCCTCTCGATCGGGCTCACCAGCGTCATGAAGCGTTTCCAGGAAGCGCCGCCGTCGGTCGCGAAACTGACCAGCGCGCTCATCGACTTCGCGAACAAGGGCCTCGTGGCCGGTGAACTCGCGCGGGTGGCCGGTAAGGACTTGGACGGCTTCGGCGAGGCAATCGCGCGTATCGCCCACCCGGGAGTCGGGGCGCGGATTCTCGACTCCGCTGTGGCCATCACGAACTTGGGCATGAACTCCTCGACTGCATTGTCTGAGGCTCGGGACAAGGTCAGCGGGTTCGATGACTCGCTGGCCAGCCTCGTTGAGGGCGGCAACACTGCTCTCGCGGCGAAGGCTTTCAAGCAGCTTGCCGTTGAAGCGGAGGCCCAGGGCACATCCACCGACAAGCTGCGCACGCTCCTCCCGAAGTACGGGGAAGCCCTGGCTGGGGTGGACGCCCAGCAGAAGCTCGCCGCCACCGGCCAGAGCAAGCTCGGCTCTGAGGCCGGCATGACCACGGATGAGCTGAACGACCAGAGGAGCGTCGCCGAGAAGCTGGCCGACGCTCTGAAGACGCTGAACGGCATCAACATCAGTACGGCCGAGCAGGAGATCAGCTTCCGGAAGTCTCTGGCCGACCTCACTGGCGCGGTGAAGGACAACGGCCACAGCCTTGACGTCACCTCGGAGAAGGGCCGCAACGTCAAGGGCGCCTTCCTCGATGCGGCGAAAGCGGCGATGGAGCACGCTGAGGCCGTTGCCGAACAGAAGAACAGCGTTGAGGCGGGCAACGCCGTCCTGGTCAAGGACATCGAAACCCTCAAGGCCACGATGCGCGCGGCCGGGTTCTCGAAGGACGCAATCGACAAGCTGACCGCCGCATACGCGCAGCTGCCCGCCACGGCCACCACGAAGGTCACGGCCGACACGAAGAAGGCCGTCAGCGACCTTCAGGCCGTGCAGAACAAGGTCCGCACCACCAAGGGCAAGTCGTTCACCATGACGGCCCTGACCTCCACCGCCGAGAAGTCCCTGAAGGACCTCGGCTTCAAGGTCACCCACATGAAGAACGGGTCGGTGAAGATCTCGGTCCCGACCGGATCGCCGATCGCCCAGGTCGGCGCGATCCAGCGGGCCATCAACGGCATCCAGGGCAAGCCGGTCGGCATCGGGGTGTACCTCAAGGCGACCGGCAGCGACCGGGATGCCAACGGTGTGCCCGACATGATCCAGTCTCGGCGGAATGGCGGCATCATCCACCGGTACGCATCCGGCGGCGCCGTGCTGCAGATGTACCCGTTCGGCGGGCCGATCTCCGGCCCCGGCACCGGCACGTCGGACAGCATCCCGGCGCTGGTCAGCAACGGCGAGTACATCGTCAAGGCGGACGCGGTACGAAAGTACGGCGTCAGCATGCTGGACCGGCTCAACGCGAAGCGGTACGCCTCCGGCGGTCTCGCCGGATTCACGTACACCCCGACCGGGGCGTCTGTTCTCGGTGGCCCGACGGATGCCAAGGAGCGGTACGACAAGCAGGTCCAGGCCCTCAAGGACGCCTGGAACGACCTGACCAAGGCACTGGCCGACGCGAAGAAGAAGGCCGACTCCCTCAAGGACGCCGAGAAGAACCTGGCCAAGGTCCGCAAGGGCAAGCACACCGCGAAGCAGCTGGACGCGGCCGAGGACCGGGTGGCCAAGGCCAGGGCGGCGAAGAAGAAGGCCGACGCCAAGGTCAGGGAAGAGCGGCAGGACGTCTACGACGCCGACAAGGCGCTCGGCGTGAAGAAGGGCGCCAAGGCCCCCAAGGGCTTTGACCTCAAGGCGTACCAGCTGCAGCTCTCGAAGTCCCTGGCGGCCACGGAGAAGTGGCGCAGCAGTCTCGCGAAGATCGGGAAGCGGGGAGGTGAGGAAGTCCGCGCCCTGCTGGAAGGCATGGGCGAGGAAGGCTATGCGCTCGTCAACGCACTGGCCGGCGCCTCCGACAAGCAGTTCAAGGACATCGTGTCCAGGCTGCAGAAGACCGGCGAGGCCGCCAAGGCGACCCTGGCCGACTTCACCCAGCAGCTCAACGCCGCAAACAAGACCAACCAGCAGTTCGCCACCGACCTGCAGACCCTCGCGGCCCGCGGGTACGGGGACCTGGCGCAGGCCCTGGCGGCGCAGGGCGATGTGAACGCCCAGGCGCTCGCGCATGCTGCGGCAACCGGGAAGGCTGCGGACGTCGCGAAGGCCAACGCCTCGGTGAGCAAGGCGAACAGCACGCTGTCGGGCGAGGACCTGTCCAACGCCCTGGTTCTGCTGACCACGCTGCGAGGCGGCTCGGGGCGCGGGTACGCCGACCTGATCGCCGCCGGGCTCGACACGGCCACGATCCGGGCCCTGGTCCCGAAGATGCTCGGCCAGATCAACAGCCTGCCCGAGGCCAACAAGGGCGCGTTCCTGAAGCAGTTCGCCGCCCAGACCGGGATCACGGCGATGGCCCGCGGTGGCATCCTCCGCTCGCCCACCGTCCTGGCCGGCGAGGCGGGGGTGCCCGAGTCGTACATCCCGATCAACGGGTCTGCGCGGTCCAGGGCGCTGCTGGCGACGACAGCGCGGATGCTCGGCTACGACGCCCGCCCGGCCGGCCGGTTCGGCGCGGCCGGTAGCGGTGCGCCGGTGGTGCAGCAGATCACCAACCGGACCGAGGTCACGCTGAACGGGGCCAAGCAGAGCAGCGCCGAGCAGGCGCACGACATTGCCCGCCATCTCAACTTCGTTGGATAG
- a CDS encoding IS4 family transposase, which produces MPRPGQVKSSGERLSDRIALGVLTRVFPPELVDEVVVGCGRLEQRSRLLPARVVVYFVLAMCLFSGQGYEEVARLLTQGLERVRRWEKPWQVPTTAAIGRARRRLGPEPLKVLFARVCRPVAAPDTTGAWYRQWRLVAVDGTVFDVPDTGANSDFFGRPGSGRGQQRSAYPQVRVAALVECGTHAVFAAATGPLSVHEQQLIPGLLGRLEPGMLLMADRGITGFELWRAASDTGADLLWRVRKNIVLPVLEAFDDGSYLSEIVAAGDRKHRDPVRVRVIEYTLGREDADTVYRLITTICNPQEAPAADLAGLYHQRWEIENTLDEIKTHQGGHRLVLRSQYPDGVEQEIYGFLLVHHALRDVMHHTAHQAGLDPDRLSFTRTLRIARRHVTDQAALSPLTTQSSPDPRHP; this is translated from the coding sequence GTGCCAAGGCCTGGACAGGTGAAGTCGTCGGGTGAGCGGTTGTCGGACCGGATCGCTCTGGGTGTGCTGACGCGGGTGTTTCCGCCCGAGTTGGTGGATGAGGTGGTTGTTGGGTGTGGGCGTCTGGAACAGCGGTCGCGGCTGTTGCCGGCCCGGGTGGTGGTCTATTTCGTGCTCGCGATGTGTCTGTTCTCCGGGCAGGGCTATGAGGAGGTGGCCCGACTGCTGACGCAGGGGCTGGAGCGGGTGCGGCGGTGGGAGAAACCGTGGCAGGTGCCCACGACAGCGGCGATCGGCCGGGCCCGCCGGCGATTGGGGCCGGAGCCGTTGAAGGTGCTGTTCGCGCGAGTGTGCCGGCCGGTGGCCGCCCCGGACACTACTGGTGCCTGGTATCGGCAGTGGCGTCTGGTTGCGGTGGACGGCACGGTCTTCGATGTGCCGGACACCGGGGCGAACAGCGATTTCTTCGGCCGGCCCGGCTCGGGCCGGGGACAGCAGCGCAGTGCCTACCCGCAGGTGAGGGTCGCTGCGCTGGTGGAGTGCGGGACACACGCGGTGTTCGCCGCGGCGACCGGCCCGCTGTCGGTTCATGAACAGCAGTTGATTCCCGGCCTGCTGGGCCGGCTCGAGCCGGGAATGCTGCTGATGGCCGACCGCGGCATCACCGGCTTCGAGCTGTGGCGGGCCGCCTCGGACACGGGCGCGGACCTGTTGTGGCGCGTCCGGAAGAACATCGTGCTCCCGGTCCTCGAAGCCTTCGACGACGGCTCCTACCTGTCCGAGATCGTTGCGGCAGGCGACCGCAAGCACCGGGACCCGGTCCGGGTCCGCGTCATCGAGTACACCCTCGGCCGCGAGGACGCCGACACGGTCTACCGGCTGATCACGACCATCTGCAACCCGCAGGAGGCCCCTGCGGCCGACCTGGCGGGCCTCTACCATCAACGCTGGGAGATCGAGAACACCCTGGACGAGATCAAGACCCATCAGGGCGGACACCGCCTCGTCCTCCGCTCCCAGTACCCCGATGGCGTCGAGCAGGAAATCTACGGTTTCCTTCTTGTCCACCACGCACTCCGGGACGTCATGCACCACACCGCTCACCAGGCCGGCCTCGACCCCGACAGACTGTCCTTCACCCGCACCCTTCGCATCGCTCGCCGCCACGTCACCGACCAGGCGGCACTTTCCCCCCTCACGACTCAGTCGAGCCCTGACCCACGCCATCCGTGA
- a CDS encoding AAA family ATPase translates to MWAEDEQGYEPVPTHSDEPARLTVAPAPATPVPTWRPRDLQEVLDGTYKAPQPTVGRRDDGVPLFYAGRMHSVVGESEGGKTWFALLAVAHELAQGNSVVFIDFEDDAPGVVGRLLALGANAQDISDRFAYIRPEEPLTIGLNRLEIGQALNDLRPTFVPIDGVTEGMAMHGLELKDNTDVAKFGRMLLRPIAEMGAAVATLDHVVKDKEGRGRYAIGGVHKLNGLNGAMYVLENRTPFGVGVTGKSTVRIAKDRPGQLRKHALPHQSGLHWFADFVLKSHDATFTEASLYAPIEHEGPFRPTEVMKKVADAITHAREPMNVRAIEARVGGKKDVLAAAIARLVDEGFVDVAPGPNRSKLHTLVKPFEEVA, encoded by the coding sequence ATGTGGGCCGAGGACGAGCAAGGATACGAGCCTGTCCCGACCCACAGTGACGAGCCCGCGCGGCTGACTGTCGCCCCCGCCCCTGCCACACCGGTACCGACGTGGCGACCGCGGGATCTGCAGGAAGTCCTCGATGGGACGTACAAGGCGCCGCAGCCCACCGTAGGGCGGCGCGATGACGGGGTGCCGCTTTTCTACGCGGGGCGCATGCACTCCGTCGTCGGCGAGTCCGAGGGTGGCAAGACGTGGTTCGCCCTGCTCGCCGTCGCGCACGAACTGGCGCAGGGGAACAGCGTCGTCTTCATCGACTTCGAGGACGACGCCCCGGGAGTCGTCGGCCGGCTGCTCGCCCTCGGCGCCAACGCGCAGGACATCAGCGACCGGTTCGCCTACATCCGGCCCGAGGAGCCCCTCACGATCGGACTCAACCGGCTAGAGATCGGCCAGGCACTCAACGACCTGCGGCCCACCTTCGTACCCATCGACGGTGTCACCGAAGGCATGGCCATGCACGGCCTCGAACTCAAGGACAACACCGACGTCGCCAAGTTCGGCCGCATGCTGCTGCGTCCCATCGCCGAGATGGGCGCCGCGGTGGCCACCCTCGACCATGTCGTCAAGGACAAGGAAGGCCGCGGCCGGTACGCCATCGGAGGAGTCCACAAGCTGAACGGGCTCAACGGGGCCATGTACGTGCTGGAGAACCGGACGCCGTTCGGCGTCGGCGTCACCGGTAAATCCACGGTCCGCATCGCCAAGGACCGGCCAGGGCAGCTCAGGAAGCATGCCCTGCCGCACCAGAGCGGCCTCCACTGGTTCGCCGACTTCGTCCTGAAGTCCCATGACGCCACCTTCACCGAAGCCTCGCTGTACGCGCCCATCGAGCACGAGGGCCCGTTCCGTCCGACTGAGGTGATGAAGAAGGTGGCCGACGCCATCACCCACGCCAGGGAGCCCATGAACGTGCGGGCCATCGAAGCGCGGGTCGGCGGCAAGAAGGACGTCCTGGCCGCAGCCATCGCCCGCCTTGTCGACGAAGGCTTCGTGGACGTCGCGCCAGGCCCGAACCGCTCCAAGCTCCACACCCTCGTGAAGCCGTTCGAGGAGGTGGCCTAG
- a CDS encoding DUF5753 domain-containing protein has translation MKPNRKEAADIVRGTRDPSKAGLWRAGSEDSQADHIERLIRLEAAADQIQAWHPTLVPGMLQSYQYAASAITTAAPSLPIEDVAERAERRSTRIDALGYGGDRRAWFIVDEQVLRRPVGGPAVLLEQLEHLLTLVSLRPSVTLQVLPIDCPGHPGLSGAFTAYKVGPQRVVFTEQLTGSMISTRPEDIAAYSAAYDHLQASALPPAASLELIDTARRTLCTKVEKMLWSG, from the coding sequence GTGAAGCCCAACCGCAAGGAAGCTGCGGACATCGTCCGCGGCACCCGCGACCCATCGAAGGCCGGCCTGTGGCGGGCCGGTTCGGAGGATTCGCAGGCCGACCACATCGAGCGGCTGATCCGCCTTGAGGCCGCGGCAGACCAGATCCAGGCATGGCATCCGACGCTCGTGCCCGGCATGCTGCAGAGCTACCAGTACGCGGCCAGCGCCATCACGACGGCCGCACCGTCCCTTCCCATAGAGGACGTCGCCGAACGGGCCGAGCGCCGCAGCACGCGCATCGATGCGCTCGGCTACGGCGGCGACCGGCGGGCCTGGTTCATCGTCGACGAGCAGGTGCTGCGGCGCCCCGTAGGCGGGCCGGCCGTGCTTCTTGAGCAGCTGGAGCACCTGCTCACGCTCGTATCGCTGCGGCCGTCCGTGACGCTGCAGGTGCTACCGATCGACTGCCCCGGGCACCCCGGCCTGTCAGGGGCGTTCACCGCGTACAAGGTCGGCCCGCAGCGCGTTGTCTTCACTGAGCAGCTGACCGGCTCAATGATCAGCACTCGTCCGGAGGACATCGCCGCCTACTCGGCCGCATACGATCACCTGCAAGCAAGTGCACTGCCGCCAGCAGCGTCACTTGAGTTGATCGACACGGCGAGGAGAACGCTGTGCACGAAGGTAGAGAAGATGCTCTGGTCTGGGTGA
- a CDS encoding alpha/beta fold hydrolase → MTSTSAPTSFHEAYDEVLAANWPAGTTYSQVTTPYGTTHVNSCGPGDAPPLVLLAGGGSTSTVWYAQAAHLGRAHRVHAVDLIGEPGRSVVGERPIRTVADLTAWLDGVLDGLGADRTALGGHSYGAWIALHHALHAPHRVRKLVLVDPTQCFAGFRPGYLLHALPMLIRPSVKRTRAFLEWETGGAALDPAWLRLRDAAAGFPSARPVTGPRPAPGALRGLDVPALVLLAGRGRAHDPARVAAEAARLLPRVTTATIPGATHHTLPLHGPTAVELNRRIADFIG, encoded by the coding sequence ATGACATCCACGTCGGCACCCACGTCGTTCCACGAGGCGTACGACGAGGTCCTGGCGGCCAACTGGCCCGCCGGGACGACGTACTCCCAGGTCACCACCCCGTACGGCACCACCCACGTCAACAGCTGCGGCCCCGGGGACGCCCCGCCCCTCGTGCTGCTGGCCGGCGGCGGCTCCACCTCCACCGTCTGGTACGCCCAGGCGGCCCACCTGGGCCGGGCACACCGAGTCCACGCCGTCGACCTGATCGGTGAGCCGGGCCGCAGCGTCGTGGGGGAGCGCCCGATCCGTACGGTGGCGGACCTGACGGCATGGCTGGACGGTGTACTGGACGGGCTGGGCGCCGACCGCACCGCGCTGGGCGGGCATTCCTACGGGGCCTGGATCGCTCTCCACCACGCCCTGCACGCACCCCACCGCGTCCGGAAGCTGGTCCTGGTGGACCCGACGCAGTGCTTCGCCGGCTTCCGGCCCGGCTACCTCCTGCACGCCCTGCCGATGCTGATCCGGCCGAGCGTCAAGCGGACGAGGGCCTTCCTGGAGTGGGAGACGGGCGGCGCCGCGCTCGACCCGGCCTGGCTGCGGCTGCGCGACGCGGCGGCCGGCTTCCCGTCAGCCCGCCCGGTCACCGGTCCCCGCCCCGCTCCCGGGGCGCTGCGCGGGCTGGACGTACCGGCCCTGGTCCTGCTCGCCGGGCGCGGCCGGGCCCATGACCCGGCCCGCGTCGCCGCCGAGGCGGCCCGGCTGCTCCCGAGGGTGACGACGGCGACGATCCCCGGAGCGACGCACCACACACTGCCGCTGCACGGGCCGACGGCCGTCGAACTGAACCGCAGGATCGCGGACTTCATCGGGTGA